The following are encoded together in the Mammaliicoccus vitulinus genome:
- a CDS encoding Dps family protein: MTNNKEVIEVLNKQVAEWTVLYTKLHNYHWYVKGPNFFSLHEKFEELYNEASVYIDDLAERILAIEGNPIATLKEALEWSQIEEAEKNLSANQMVEQLSKDFTTVIAQLEEGIQLAEKLNDDMTGDMLLAMVTSLEKHNWMLKSFLG; this comes from the coding sequence ATGACAAACAATAAAGAAGTAATTGAAGTATTAAACAAACAAGTAGCAGAGTGGACAGTATTATATACTAAATTACACAATTATCATTGGTATGTAAAAGGACCAAACTTCTTCTCTCTACATGAAAAATTTGAAGAGTTATATAATGAAGCTAGCGTTTATATCGACGACTTAGCAGAACGTATTTTAGCAATAGAAGGTAACCCAATTGCAACATTGAAAGAAGCTTTAGAATGGTCACAAATTGAAGAAGCAGAGAAAAACTTATCAGCTAATCAAATGGTTGAACAATTATCTAAAGACTTTACAACAGTCATTGCACAATTAGAAGAAGGTATTCAATTAGCAGAAAAACTGAACGATGATATGACTGGTGATATGCTATTAGCGATGGTAACAAGTCTAGAGAAACATAACTGGATGTTGAAATCATTCTTAGGTTAA
- the rbsK gene encoding ribokinase gives MKNIIVIGSMSIDLVVSASKRPGKGETVLGDDFFTTPGGKGANQAVAAARLGEQVHMVGRIGEDDFGKEIYENLKNNNVIVSGVEPVTHSPSGTAHITLSEQDNSIIVVPSANNEVTPTFVQKHLESLSEGDIVLLQQEIPSETVEFVIDYCSKNGLVSILNPAPYREISDSIIGKVDYLTPNETESDAMFKGDLDDALSAYPMKLIVTLGEKGAVYHNGHEKVQVDGFIRDVKDTTGAGDTFNGAFAVALQKEYNLEKALAFANLAASHSVTGMGAQSGMPTLEDIKGEWDV, from the coding sequence ATGAAGAATATTATAGTAATCGGTAGTATGTCTATAGATTTAGTAGTCTCTGCATCTAAGAGACCTGGTAAAGGAGAAACGGTTTTAGGAGATGACTTCTTCACGACACCTGGTGGTAAAGGTGCTAACCAAGCAGTGGCTGCAGCTAGACTAGGAGAACAAGTACATATGGTTGGCAGAATTGGTGAAGATGATTTCGGCAAAGAAATATATGAAAATTTGAAGAATAACAATGTAATTGTGAGTGGTGTGGAACCCGTTACACATTCACCTTCTGGAACTGCTCATATCACTTTATCAGAACAAGACAACAGCATCATTGTCGTTCCTTCAGCTAATAATGAAGTTACGCCAACATTTGTACAGAAACATTTAGAATCTTTATCTGAAGGAGATATCGTGTTGTTACAACAAGAAATTCCAAGTGAGACGGTTGAATTTGTAATAGACTATTGTTCGAAAAATGGTTTAGTGTCAATTTTAAATCCAGCTCCTTACAGAGAAATTAGTGATTCTATCATTGGAAAAGTAGACTATTTAACGCCGAATGAAACAGAAAGTGATGCTATGTTTAAAGGTGATTTAGATGATGCACTTTCAGCTTATCCTATGAAATTAATCGTCACGTTAGGGGAAAAAGGTGCAGTTTATCATAATGGTCATGAAAAAGTGCAAGTAGATGGATTCATACGTGATGTTAAAGACACAACAGGTGCAGGAGATACATTTAATGGTGCATTTGCTGTCGCACTTCAAAAAGAATATAACTTAGAAAAAGCATTGGCTTTTGCTAATCTAGCAGCAAGTCATTCAGTTACAGGAATGGGTGCACAAAGTGGCATGCCTACATTAGAAGATATTAAAGGAGAATGGGATGTATAA
- a CDS encoding sugar ABC transporter ATP-binding protein: protein MLEMTGIHKAFGQNKVLTGVDFNLKETSVHALMGENGAGKSTLMKILVGIHAKDKGEIKFQNEQVEYKDAQMSEDAGITFIHQELNIWPELTVLENLFIGKEVRNKFGILNEKKMKQEALKVFEKLNFNISLKKVAGRCSIGEQQMIEIAKALMTNAKIIIMDEPTAALTDKEITQLFKLIRTLQSQGVSFVYISHRMAEIFEISDEITVMRDGKTVLYKETKETNYDEIVKSMVGRDLTEQFPERTVTPGETVMKVNRLNNDEQGIKDISFSLRQGEILGFSGLMGAGRTEIMRSLFGIDKGHKDIEIKGQAVSIKTPEDAMKHGLGLITENRKDEGLILDFSIEHNMVLPSLKSFSNKGFIKEQSTHLFADQMSKRLNIKTHRKAIVSSLSGGNQQKVVLAKWIGTGAQILILDEPTRGIDVGAKREIYQLMNELTERGVSIIMISSELPEVIGMSDRVIVVQEGSIKGEVESDYITEENIMTLATGGELHATNRS from the coding sequence ATGTTAGAAATGACTGGAATACATAAAGCGTTTGGCCAAAATAAAGTATTAACTGGCGTAGACTTTAATCTTAAAGAAACTTCAGTTCATGCACTTATGGGAGAAAACGGTGCAGGGAAATCAACATTAATGAAAATTCTTGTAGGTATTCACGCAAAAGACAAAGGGGAAATTAAGTTTCAAAATGAACAAGTAGAATATAAAGATGCACAGATGTCAGAAGACGCTGGTATTACGTTTATCCATCAAGAATTAAATATATGGCCTGAGTTAACAGTTCTAGAGAACTTATTTATAGGTAAAGAAGTGAGAAATAAATTTGGTATTTTAAACGAGAAGAAAATGAAACAAGAAGCTTTAAAAGTATTTGAAAAGCTCAATTTCAACATCTCACTAAAAAAAGTAGCAGGTAGATGTTCCATTGGGGAACAACAAATGATTGAAATTGCTAAAGCATTAATGACTAATGCGAAAATAATTATAATGGATGAGCCTACAGCAGCTTTAACTGATAAAGAAATTACTCAGCTATTTAAACTGATTAGAACATTGCAAAGTCAAGGTGTTTCATTCGTTTATATTTCTCATAGAATGGCAGAAATATTTGAGATTTCAGATGAAATAACTGTCATGAGAGATGGTAAAACTGTCTTATACAAAGAAACGAAAGAAACGAATTATGATGAAATTGTTAAATCAATGGTAGGTCGAGATTTAACTGAACAGTTTCCTGAAAGAACTGTTACACCAGGTGAGACGGTTATGAAAGTAAATAGACTCAACAATGATGAACAAGGTATTAAAGATATTTCATTCTCATTGAGACAAGGTGAAATTCTTGGATTTAGTGGTTTGATGGGAGCAGGCAGAACCGAAATTATGCGAAGTTTGTTCGGAATAGATAAAGGTCATAAAGATATTGAAATCAAGGGGCAAGCTGTTTCCATAAAAACGCCTGAAGATGCAATGAAGCATGGGTTAGGTTTAATTACTGAAAACAGGAAAGATGAAGGTTTAATACTAGATTTCTCAATTGAACATAATATGGTGTTGCCATCACTTAAAAGTTTTTCTAATAAAGGATTTATAAAAGAGCAATCCACGCACTTATTTGCTGATCAAATGAGTAAAAGATTAAATATTAAGACACACCGTAAGGCAATTGTTTCTTCGCTATCAGGTGGTAATCAGCAAAAAGTTGTATTAGCAAAATGGATTGGTACTGGCGCTCAAATATTAATTTTAGATGAACCAACGAGAGGTATAGATGTTGGAGCAAAAAGGGAAATTTATCAATTGATGAATGAATTAACAGAACGTGGTGTTTCAATTATTATGATATCTTCAGAACTTCCTGAAGTAATCGGTATGAGTGATCGCGTGATTGTTGTTCAAGAAGGTAGCATTAAAGGTGAAGTTGAAAGCGATTATATTACAGAAGAAAATATTATGACGTTAGCTACAGGAGGGGAATTACATGCAACAAATCGCAGCTAA
- a CDS encoding D-ribose ABC transporter substrate-binding protein produces MKKILILLMTTMLFLAACSLESPLKKDNEGKTNKKKSEVTIGVSVSTLNNPFFVSIKEGIEKEAKKQGMKVKVVDARDDSAKQTNDIEDLVQQQVDYLVINPTDSSAISSSVQSANNEGIPVITLDRSVDKGDVATFIASDNVEGGKMGGQFILDELSKNAKVAELEGVPGASATRERGKGFHEVADKSLDVIAKQSAKFDRAEGLNVTQNILQAHPEVEAIFSHNDEMALGAIEAIGDKDIIVVGFDGNEDAMKSIKDGKLDATVAQQPDKMGKASVESIIKLMDGKKLDKEIKIPLKLEKAK; encoded by the coding sequence ATGAAGAAAATTTTAATCCTTTTAATGACAACCATGTTATTTTTAGCGGCATGTTCACTTGAGTCACCATTGAAAAAAGACAATGAAGGAAAAACGAATAAGAAAAAATCAGAAGTTACAATTGGAGTCAGTGTTTCTACATTAAATAATCCATTCTTCGTTTCAATTAAAGAAGGTATTGAAAAAGAAGCAAAAAAACAAGGTATGAAAGTTAAAGTAGTAGATGCAAGAGACGATTCAGCTAAGCAGACTAATGATATAGAAGACTTAGTTCAACAACAAGTGGATTATTTAGTCATCAATCCTACTGATTCAAGTGCAATTTCAAGTTCAGTACAATCAGCTAATAATGAAGGCATTCCAGTTATCACATTAGACAGATCAGTTGATAAAGGTGACGTTGCAACATTTATCGCTTCAGATAATGTTGAAGGGGGTAAAATGGGCGGTCAGTTTATTCTAGATGAGCTGAGTAAAAATGCTAAAGTAGCTGAATTAGAAGGTGTTCCTGGAGCTAGTGCAACTAGAGAACGTGGTAAAGGGTTCCATGAAGTTGCAGATAAATCGCTTGATGTAATAGCTAAACAAAGTGCTAAATTTGATCGTGCAGAAGGTCTAAATGTTACTCAAAATATCTTACAAGCACATCCAGAAGTAGAAGCAATATTTTCACATAATGATGAAATGGCGCTTGGTGCAATAGAAGCTATTGGAGATAAAGATATCATTGTTGTTGGATTTGATGGCAATGAAGATGCAATGAAATCTATTAAAGACGGTAAGTTGGATGCTACAGTCGCACAACAACCAGATAAAATGGGTAAAGCTTCCGTAGAGTCTATCATCAAGTTAATGGATGGAAAGAAACTCGATAAAGAGATAAAAATACCGCTTAAACTCGAGAAAGCTAAATAA
- a CDS encoding ABC transporter permease: MQQIAAKTSFVEKIIPFIGLILLVVVISIMNSAFLDLSNLLNLLRQVSINGLIAFGMTFVILTGGIDLSVGSILALSSAFTAILITSGLDPIVALIVGVLGGFLLGVFNGVLVTFGSMAPFIATLATMTIFRGLTLVVTDGNPITNLGDSYMFQLFGKGYFFGIPVPAVTMIIVFIVLAIILQKTTFGRHTYAIGGNEIASKISGIKVNRVKILIYGISGLMSALAGAILTSRLNSAQPTAGTSYELDAIAAVVLGGTSLTGGKGRIVGTLIGVLIIGVLNNGLNLLGVSSFYQQVVKGIVILIAVLIDRKK; this comes from the coding sequence ATGCAACAAATCGCAGCTAAGACATCATTTGTCGAAAAAATCATTCCATTTATAGGACTTATTTTATTAGTGGTAGTAATTAGTATTATGAATTCAGCGTTTCTAGATTTATCCAACTTATTGAACTTATTAAGACAAGTGTCTATCAATGGGTTAATAGCATTTGGTATGACATTTGTTATTTTAACAGGGGGTATAGACTTATCTGTTGGTTCTATACTTGCGTTATCTAGTGCTTTTACAGCAATTTTAATTACAAGCGGTTTAGATCCAATCGTTGCATTGATAGTAGGTGTGCTTGGAGGCTTCTTATTAGGTGTGTTTAATGGTGTGTTAGTCACATTTGGTAGCATGGCACCATTTATTGCAACACTTGCTACGATGACGATATTTAGAGGTTTGACACTCGTCGTAACAGATGGAAATCCTATTACCAATTTAGGTGATAGTTATATGTTCCAATTATTTGGTAAAGGGTACTTCTTCGGTATTCCAGTACCAGCAGTCACAATGATTATCGTATTTATCGTATTAGCAATTATTTTACAAAAGACAACATTCGGTAGACATACATATGCTATCGGTGGAAATGAAATTGCTTCAAAAATTTCTGGTATTAAAGTAAATAGAGTCAAAATTTTAATCTATGGTATTTCTGGTTTAATGTCAGCATTAGCAGGTGCGATTTTAACTTCTCGTTTAAATTCAGCACAACCAACAGCAGGTACATCATACGAATTAGATGCTATCGCTGCAGTTGTTCTAGGTGGAACTTCATTAACTGGTGGTAAAGGACGCATCGTCGGAACATTAATAGGGGTACTCATCATCGGTGTGCTTAATAATGGGTTGAATTTATTGGGCGTATCATCATTCTATCAACAAGTTGTAAAAGGTATTGTTATTTTAATAGCAGTCTTAATAGATAGAAAAAAATAA
- the rbsD gene encoding D-ribose pyranase — protein MYKTGILNSDISKVLSDLGHTDRIVIADCGLPIPKGVRKIDLALTFGVPSFENVFEIVLKHMSVQKMIFAEEIKTENKALFEKVSQTKVEQQFVSHETFKVLTQDTVAIIRTGEATPFANVILESDVLF, from the coding sequence ATGTATAAAACAGGCATATTAAATAGCGACATATCAAAAGTATTAAGCGATCTTGGACATACAGATCGCATTGTGATAGCAGATTGTGGATTACCGATACCAAAAGGCGTGCGTAAAATAGATTTGGCACTAACTTTTGGTGTACCAAGTTTTGAAAACGTTTTCGAAATTGTGTTAAAACATATGTCAGTCCAAAAAATGATTTTTGCTGAAGAAATTAAAACAGAAAATAAAGCACTCTTCGAAAAAGTGAGTCAAACAAAAGTAGAGCAGCAATTTGTATCACATGAAACTTTTAAAGTATTAACTCAAGATACTGTAGCCATCATTAGAACAGGGGAAGCAACACCATTTGCAAATGTAATATTGGAAAGTGATGTTTTATTTTAA